Proteins from a genomic interval of Scatophagus argus isolate fScaArg1 chromosome 6, fScaArg1.pri, whole genome shotgun sequence:
- the b3galt2 gene encoding beta-1,3-galactosyltransferase 2: MQWRRRHCCPIKMTWTVKRSLFRTHVAGLLSLALLFTLFLFFSHQDWLPGRSGPRENPLAYTVRGFRSPKGEANQSNSLRSLWRETGYVAPKPLLNLSSQQADGAVGEAAGGGGGGGGPRMGVMGLGDSMSTNNSLQMEMGVGGRLSAQPYRYILNEPFKCRDSTPFLILLIAAEPSQADARNAIRQTWGNESTAMGLGFVRLFLLGTGKSSDTFLQSSIEEESRVYHDIIQQDYQDTYYNLTIKTLMGLNWVATYCPHASYVMKTDSDMFVNTEYLIQKLLKPELPPKQRYFTGYLMRGYAPNRNKDSKWYMPPELYPSERYPIFCSGTGYVFSGDMAELIYQASLSIRRLHLEDVYVGICLAKLRIDPVPPPNEFLFNHWRVSYSSCKYSHLITSHQFHPNELIKYWNHLQSNKHNACINMAKEKNGRYRHRKFHGERPP; encoded by the coding sequence ATGCAGTGGAGACGGCGGCACTGCTGTCCCATCAAGATGACCTGGACGGTCAAGCGTTCGCTCTTCAGGACCCATGTGGCAGGCCTCCTCTCCCTGGCTCTACTCTTCACCCTCTTCTTATTTTTCAGCCACCAGGACTGGCTGCCAGGACGCAGTGGGCCCCGGGAAAACCCATTGGCCTACACTGTCAGGGGCTTTCGCAGCCCCAAGGGAGAAGCCAACCAGAGCAACTCCCTGAGGAGCCTGTGGAGGGAGACGGGATATGTAGCGCCAAAGCCTCTGCTCAATCTCAGCTCTCAGCAGGCGGATGGGGCAGTAGGGGAGgcagcaggaggtggtggaggaggaggaggacccaGGATGGGAGTAATGGGCCTTGGGGACTCCATGAGCACTAACAACAGTTTACAGATGGAGATGGGTGTAGGAGGGAGACTCAGCGCTCAGCCCTACCGCTACATTCTGAATGAGCCCTTCAAATGTAGGGACAGCACTCCATTCCTCATCCTTCTAATTGCTGCAGAACCCAGCCAGGCCGATGCCCGCAATGCTATCCGCCAGACATGGGGAAATGAGAGCACAGCAATGGGTCTGGGTTTTGTCCGTCTTTTCCTGCTTGGCACAGGAAAGAGCTCAGACACCTTTCTCCAGAGCAGCATAGAGGAAGAGAGCCGTGTTTACCATGACATCATCCAACAGGACTATCAGGACACTTACTACAACCTGACCATTAAAACCCTGATGGGCTTGAACTGGGTGGCCACCTATTGCCCACATGCCTCCTATGTgatgaagacagacagtgaTATGTTTGTCAATACTGAGTATCTCATCCAAAAGCTGCTGAAGCCAGAGCTGCCTCCCAAGCAGAGGTACTTCACTGGCTATCTGATGAGGGGCTATGCACCAAATCGAAACAAGGACAGCAAGTGGTACATGCCGCCCGAGCTGTACCCAAGCGAGCGCTACCCAATATTCTGCTCGGGCACTGGGTACGTGTTCTCAGGGGACATGGCCGAGCTGATCTACCAGGCCTCTCTCAGCATACGTAGGCTGCACCTGGAGGACGTTTATGTGGGGATCTGCCTGGCAAAGCTGCGCATCGACCCAGTGCCCCCTCCCAACGAGTTCCTCTTCAACCATTGGCGGGTGTCTTACTCTAGTTGCAAGTACAGTCACCTGATCACATCCCATCAGTTCCACCCCAATGAACTCATCAAGTACTGGAACCACTTGCAGAGCAACAAGCACAATGCCTGTATCAACATGGCCAAGGAAAAGAACGGCAGGTACAGACACCGAAAGTTTCATGGAGAGAGGCCTCCTTGA